The nucleotide sequence TTACTATCGTAAAGGCTGATTCCTTCCCGACTCGCTATTTACTTGTCAAAGAACCGCAGTCACTTGGACCGCCGGAGCCATTGCTCCGCCGTGCCGTCGACCTTGTCGCAGCGCGGACGGCCCTTTTGCCGCATCCCGCATCTGCTGTCAATACCCTTTTTCACTTTTTTTTCGTGGCCGGTCGATTTTGCCAGTGTGGCGCATCGTCCGGCAGGGCCTGCAAGGTAGAAAGAGCACTCCGCTCGGAACTCCCAATGGCGACGCGCTGTTCGCGCGCTGCCGCCGGTCGTCGTCGCGGAAGCGGGTATCTATGCGTATCGCCCGCCAAGGTCAACAACCTTTTCGCGCCCTTTCTACACTATTGCCTCAACACGCTGAATTTGCATGCATAAAAACTTGCATCCGATTGCCGGGCGAACCGTGGCCCGCCCGGCAACCGGCGATGATGCGGGCAAGGCCTACAGCGTGGGGGGGATAACCAGCCCGGCGCTGACCATCTCCTCCACCTGGGCCACGTCCTTGTCCCCCCGGCCGGACAGGTTGACCAGGATGATGGCGTCCCTGCCCATGGCGGGCGCCAGCTTCATGGCGTGGGCCAGGGCGTGCGACGATTCCAGCGCGGGGATGATGCCTTCCGTGCGCGACAGGATGAAAAAGGCGTCCAGCGCTTCGGCATCGGTCACGCTGGCGTACTCGGCGCGGCCAATATCCTTGAGGTGACTGTGTTCCGGCCCCACGCCGGGGTAGTCCAGCCCGGCGGATATGGAATACACGGCAGCCGGTTCGCCTGCCTCGTCCTTCAGCATGTAGGAATGGAACCCGTGCATCACGCCCGGCGTGCCCATGCACAGGGTGGCCGCGTGGTCGCCGTAGGTCAGGCCGCGCCCGGCAGGCTCGACGCCGATGAGCCGCACGCCCTCGTCACCAATGAAGTCCGCGAACAGGCCGATGGCGTTGGAGCCGCCGCCCACGCAGGCCACTGCGCAGTCGGGCAGGCGGCCTTCCGCCTCCAGCATCTGGGCGCGCGCCTCGCGCCCGATCACCGACTGGAAATGCCGCACGATGCGCGGGTACGGGTGCGGCCCCACGGCCGAGCCCAGCAGGTAGAAGGTGTTTTCGGCATCGCCCAGCCATGCGCCCAGGGCCTCGTCCACGGCTTCCTTCAGGGTGCGCTGGCCGCTCATGGCGGGCACCACTTCCGCG is from Nitratidesulfovibrio sp. and encodes:
- the trpB gene encoding tryptophan synthase subunit beta, which gives rise to MSTIPRMFPAGVTYGATLPTDGGCACAAAARAASLATLPAPPAADGLFGPYGGQYVPEHIKPVLDELAATFERYHADPDFLAELEYYLTRYAGRQTPLFLCANLTARLGGAKIYLKREDLNHLGAHKVNNTIGQILLAKRMGKKKVIAETGAGQHGVATAATAALMGMQCTIHMGAEDMERQKLNVFRMRMMGAEVVPAMSGQRTLKEAVDEALGAWLGDAENTFYLLGSAVGPHPYPRIVRHFQSVIGREARAQMLEAEGRLPDCAVACVGGGSNAIGLFADFIGDEGVRLIGVEPAGRGLTYGDHAATLCMGTPGVMHGFHSYMLKDEAGEPAAVYSISAGLDYPGVGPEHSHLKDIGRAEYASVTDAEALDAFFILSRTEGIIPALESSHALAHAMKLAPAMGRDAIILVNLSGRGDKDVAQVEEMVSAGLVIPPTL